Genomic segment of Sander vitreus isolate 19-12246 chromosome 17, sanVit1, whole genome shotgun sequence:
CGTTGCAGCAGACAGTTAATCAATCCAACtgcttgtctttttttctgttttggggAAAAAATATGGGAGGCCAGCCTAATCAGCAGAGGAAACAGATCTCAGGGGGTGTCGTGCACCAGGAAAAGGGATCTAGGTTGTGAAAAACCACGATTACCACGAGCTGCTCTGGATTCAGCCATCTGGAGTTGCCTGCTCCAAAAGCCAGTAAAGTTCGCTCAACTGGGGCCCAACTAGGAAACAGGTTTACACCTTCCTAACAGACAGCCAACACTCCCAGAGCGGAGGGATGTTTGCTCTACACAGTGAGATTGTGTTAAACTACTTACATTTTCATtcatgtacaatgacaatatcACTGTTAAGATGACCCTTTTTTAAGAcattacattttctgaaatgtaatATTTTCCATTGCTCTTGATGCCGTTTAAATGACTCAGAAATCTGCAGTGCATTCGTCCCCTTTACACAAGAATGTTATGTTGCCCTCAAATTAACCTTCTTGTCATTTTCTCCCCAGTTTTCCAAGACTTCCaattttcttcctgtctgtcttcaGGAATGACATCCAGTGTTTTTTAATCTCTGTCTGAACATTTCCAATTACTGTAGTCTTTACCAACTGACCGTTAACTTGTATCTCACCGGCCCActcatccaaaaaaaaaaataagatacaCATTCAGCTGATGCAAATGCCTGAAGTGATGCCACTCAAATACATACacgcacaaaaaaagaaagaaagagaagctaAAACACAATTCAGAATAAAATGCAAAAAGAGGAACATTAGAAATTGTATTTCTATTTATAATATTAATTAAAGTAATCATGCATGCCCATTTTTGCCAATACAACTGTGGGTATTAGGAGTCTTTCacattttatgtatttgtatttctctttaaaaaaaacaaacaaacagataaaatgtatttttcttgaTATGACGGAATTCCTTTTGTCTGTGAATTAGGCAGAAGTGCTGCTTTGCACCCAGATCCTTCTTCTTGTGATTAGTAACAAAATGATTTAGGCTTAAGATGTGTTTCTTGGCAAGGATTGCAGTTATTGTCAAGAAGGATTTACTCTTTGCAAAATGTctatgtggctttttttttcctttaaaaaaaaaaagcaatacgcTAAATAATAATATGGCTGTTAAATTAAATACTGGCtgaaaaatatatcaaacatttaaaattagTCATTTACTAAGTATAATCCACTGTAGTCTTGGTATTAATGTTGATGACTCTGAGctgtatttcattttcaattgaATGGCAGTAAAATATGAGCACATCTGTGTGGTGAAGTCAGAATAAAACCTGAGGCGTGGTGTCAGTGGAGTGCATTAGACCGCCCTCCAGTGGACATTTGTGATCAGTCCAATGTCCTCCAGCCAAATAGAAATAAAGTGTATTGAAGATACTGTATGagtagtggtggaagaagaaaTTCAGTGGATCCAACAGGAGAGAATacttcaagaaaaaaaacttgaagaTGACAGATTATCGTTTATTTTACTTCCTAGGTGGCTTCATAAAACTTATTGTAATGACTCACCCAGAGGAGTGTGCAGGACCGGAGACTGCGGCATCAGCAGCACAGTTAGCATAAACAGCCCTGCCTGTATATCCGGGGATGGTGGTTCGGCTGGCACAAAACAGACGTTTACACATTATTTATCAGGATCTGTTACAGGAGACCGAATATCACTATGCAAGAGGAATTTCAAAGGtgtgtaataaaaataaatatttcaagtGCAAAATAAATTTCATGCTGAATTAAAAGagctcttaaagtgctcatattacgctcatttttagtttcataattgtatttagaggttgtaccagaataggtttatgtggtttaattttcagaaaacaccatatatttgttgtactgcagctcctcttttcaccctgtgtgttgagctctctgttttagctacagagtgagacatctcacttctgttcctatctttgttgggagtcgcacatgcgcagtaagtactgctagctagtcagttgcagagtatgagggcgtgccacgctagcagctaggcgagcattataacgtgtgttacaaagtgacgcacgttcgtcacggaagtaaaggctggactacaatagagctgtttggagcagtttgtgatcagtgttttctgttggagatggtaagtccctttggggtggactttgggctttttcactttgtaaacctataacgtgcacaaaaagacatataacacaataaaggaaaggggaaaagccaaaaagcataatatgagcactttaaaggtgcaatatgtaatagtgacagctagtgtttaaaatagttactgcagtacaaattcaaaatactggagagagtcgtctcccccgaaacacaaacagacattccgtcacggaacggaaatttcaaaaggagaaaatactggcattagcattgttgtcagaaaagatagaatttcaacttagcatgtttccttaatgacaaattgtggtcatttttggatttattacagtaaatatattacataatggACCTTTAAGATCCACAGTGAATGTATTTGTGCGGTATAAAAGTATGTCTTACTGTGCTGTAGGGACGTACGGGGGCACGGTGCTCCTCTTCAGGGTCAGTGGGTGAAAGTCTTCATCCATGTTGTCAATGTTCTGCATGTTCTCAGAGCCGATCGTACCACTGTACATACACGAGAACCCGTGCACAAAGGTCAGCTCGTGGACACATGCCTGGAAACTGGATTCATCAACTCATGCAAACACATGTGTAAGACACTTGTGGTGACCTCTTAAACATGAAGTACTCACGTGTACAGAGGGATTTGTCCTGACCTCGGACATCCACTGCAGCTggaaagaggagagacagaTATTGCTTTAAAGCTGGTGATCATCATTAATGTAACTGCTCTAAAGACAGGAGTCATTGGTTGTTGGAAACTTACAATGATATGGGTTTCCTGGCGTCATTCCTCGATCGAAGCTGCTGCCTGTTCCACTCAGCTCCAACAGACTTGGAACGGACAGTAACAACAGATATTTTAGCAGAATTTATCTGGCACCTTTATGAAGACTCAGTTCTTATATACACCCTCACTTCACtatataaacacaaacatagGTAGACATGTGACAATGTTCACGTTGCATGCAGTGTTTTATTATCAGTATATTATTACCACATTGATTTGAAGGCATTAAAGGATAAGTCTGGCTATGTTATAGATTTGTCTTATTtttaacaaaaccaaaaccaacaatgtgttagtccgtCTTTCAATACTCTTCCACTTCCCCAGCCTGTGGCTGTCAGCTATTGTTCCTGCAGATGTCAATCTTCCATGTATTTATAGTCCCAAAtatattgtttcattttttttatttcctaaaacagctgggcactgtagtttttagcaaacatcagtaaatagggcattttgttggggactattttcagccatGGATTAATACACGTTTTCTCATTCTTCAGTGAGTAATGCAGCAGGATGGTGTTTGCTGGATTAACATGAAAAGGAACTACAGTGCCCATGGTCATCGTAATGAAGGAATATGTCactcagtgcaacagtgtggctcagtgatttgtttttaatagttgTTGAACATCTATGAAAGtatatggcacagaggaataagatacACCAAGGGTAGAGTTCCTTGCTTTGAGGATGAAGAAGTTTTCCGGTGGGCGCTACACAGATTGGGCCAATGCAGTGAAAAAAGAACAACACATAACACGACTCAAAAAAGATGTGTTGTGTGCAGTCGAGTGGGCTGACCGGCCCAGTGTGGTTCTGTGTGGCTGTCATTCAGAAGttaaggaggagaggaggaccaGAGTGGATTCAGGACAACAGGGGGAAAAGGAGGATCAATTCATGGTGTgatttggtcttttcatggaaagaaaaatatagaatattgcCAGATTTATACTTTATCTGCCCCCTTAAGTCTCAATGCTGCATTTTACAATGTGTGCCAACGGGTTAAAACTGACGGTAAATGTGCTGCATTGTTCTAAGGCACAGGGGACACATTGCTATACACGACAAACAGTACAGCCCGCACAGTTTCTGAACATGGTGGAGTGAGGGAAATGAATTAATTTATaccaaatataaaacaaatatacCTCTAAGTCTGAAATGTGGTTTTAATTTTGAGAGGCAATAACAGTTTGGTTTATTCTCACAGTAATTACATTCAGGTAACACGAATAGATTGTCTTTTCTTCATAGTAAATGACTTCCTTAAAAACCACCACTGCTTAGTTACTTCAGCAAAGCAGTTCTATTCTGTGAATTATTTAGTTTCAGCCATGTTATATTTGCACCTCTCTCTGGAGTAATCAGctattacaaatacaaatttccATTCAGTTGTGGGTGAGTGTAAACCTTTGGGAGCCTACAGCTGGAGAGAAAGAAATCAACTGTCTGTCACCGTTTGTTCTCCATTGCTGACCTGCCACAGCTGAGGTCGAGAACTGTAGCGCCTGGATGAGGGACGCTCACTCACTGGGTCCGCCATTTTCTCCAGGGTTGTCTCTGGTGCCTTTAAGCGCCGGGGTAACTTGTGATCCCAACCAACTTCCTCATAGCTCCTgcaaatgaatgggaaattccGGCCATTAAACATAAGAACCAAGTGCATTCAGTGTAATTGATTAATTTAATTCATGAAAGTTATTCGCTTTAATTTGAATTAAACACAGCCCTGTCCGTTGCACAGTATATTATAGTATATTAGGCAGTTTATTAACTGGGGAGCCAATTCTTCCCAGAAGCTTTAAGCAGGGCTACAGTCCATCTACATGATTTCATTGAACAGCAATTAACACAACAAGAGGACACACAGCTCCCTCATGACATCACTGGAGCACAAAATCAAACCTACTCACTCTCAAAAACCCTCAAAGCAAAATGACAGTGTGTTTGGACTGTAGATGATAAATTATGTGGGAGGTATTCTTTGTTTGGTTTTACTATTGTTGAAAGGAGACAGTTAAAGGGCTCTGTGCTCTGACCTCTGTGTTGCAGATGTGTATCTGAAGCGTTGAACTGCCGGTGAGTTGTCTGTCCACAGCCTCAGATCAGAAGAGAAGCCATCcttaaaaaacaatattcatCATTTCATTATAGTGTCCGTGGTTTCATTTTGTATCCATTTGAAAATCAAGCAGCAACTGCCATAAGAAAACAGGAGATTAGGATGCAAGATGCTAAATGGTCACTAATTAATTAGTGTTAATTAGATTCTTTctgtcttccttcctttcttcatttctttctttatttctatgTCTCAAATAAACACTTCATTATTTGACATAAAGAAACATTGTACCAATGAAACATCACTTTATTCACTTGAAATCTCATATAAGTAGACCATTAGTTTTTAACAGCATGATGCCTCTTACACCAGCATAATGATCTTGTAAAGGACCTCTGATACGTGTAGGTCTGGAACCAGTCTGCACAACTTGTCATAATTACAATACCTGCAGTAAATTTAAGTGAATAAGCAGAAGATAGATCAAGATCATTACAAATATCTAATAGATGTCATTAtacgtttcatttccaggattgttcaggtgttgccggaaattccgccggatgtccctcatttagtgatgtccatcaccttccgctttctttgtgttggactatggttaactgctcctcagatctctgcagggtaaatccagacagctagctagactatctgtccaatctgagttttctgttgcacgactaaaactactttcgaacctacacatgttccaccaaaacaagttccttcctgaggctattttgcaggagcaccgttgctccgtccggcgcttagcgcagcccaagacgattgtgattggtttaaagaaatgccaataaaccagagtttttctcccatcccgcaaTGCTGTGTGGAATCGCCACGCGAGACTAGGTGTACagtaaatgctaacatcagcacgCTAAcagagtacagctgaggctgatgggaatgacatttgtttgcataaaccaaagtattggacaacaTCAAGTTTTGGCCTGATGacggtgctagatgaaaagtgaagggatcaccaaagttagtaCAATTTATCTGTGGGGGTATGAATGTGTACCAAGTGTCATGGTAATCTAGTTCTTGAGACAATAATCTAAAAAGACCACAAAATTGAATATTGAATCATTAAATCaagagatcaccaaagtcactggaccaaagtggtggacagactgacagacagaccaacattaCCATGTTTTTAGCCACAATGCCAGCAAACACAAAATGTCAGGATGTTGTCTAAATGACtaatgtaaaacaaaagtaAAGACAAAAATCCAGACATACCTTCTTAAGTGAATCTAAATAGTCAATCAGACAATTAGATGTTTTTATGCATCACTGTTCACCATTCTCCTCCCACGTCGCAAACCGTTTAAATACAGACATTAATCAAGCCTCCATCACTTTAAACTCTTCACTACAGCTGAGTACTGCAAAGCTTCTCCTAAACTATAATAATGTATGTCAAGATAATTATGATTACTTCAATAAGCAGACTCAAAATAAcaagaaacaaaataataaagcaTGATTATGTTCTCAAAGTGAACGCCTGCCTACACAACAATGGGCTAGTGTGATACTTTATTATGTGTGATGAGACCCAAAGGGTGTGTTTATGGATTACTCTTTCATAATTAATATGTGTTTGTCACCAGTGATCTgattaatgtaataataattatgTTTTCTAGAGTGTTTATGTGCTCAGAGAGTTAAACAGTAAAAaatgaagtaaaataaaaacaaatatctgttGGGGTCCGTGTTGTAAATACTGGGACGTAATTTCCACTGTGGACAGGAGGGACATGTCCCCCCCCACTTTCAAATTAGTTtgatattcttttatttataagTCTCTGTGATTGGACCCTATTTTAAGCAATAAAGTAAGACATCTTTTTCTTATGCATAGTTTAGTACTATTCTTTCTGTCTTATTTATCAATATGGTCAACTTAATTATTGTATTGTGTGCCCTCCATGTTTTATGTCCCCCCCCCAtttctcaaaccaaagttacacccttacAAGCTGTTTTGCAAAGTACTTCTGTAGGAAAGCCAATTCAGTCATCACTCACCTGAGGTCCAGTGAATCTGCTGTGTGTCGGTGCTTTAGTTGACGTCCTCAGTGAGTGTGGTTGAACTTTAACAGGATTGGTTGAACCTTAGGATGACACAACAAAGAAAAAGTATCTGGGACACGGCAAATTGtaaactataactataactatacaTAGTAGGAACTGCTCTAAAGGACATGTTACCCCATGAGGGTGCCTTGGGGCTGAAATATGCCATGTGCCCTTAGTGACTTagttatttttaagttgttttaaaatagtttttttaagaGTAAATTGAA
This window contains:
- the spmip7 gene encoding protein SPMIP7 — protein: MTAVLDPFKPFSAELHVIRRLNFSLYGAGGRDGLEPGRANSPFSRSHSLAGHVNLAPLRVDVPLLDPCCGQLSAGAEVNQGVEGRQQFIDFQHVASALWVPPGFRERPQTAPNPAGICVDLSEDKAWNSRRIPDAGLRARLSGSTNPVKVQPHSLRTSTKAPTHSRFTGPQDGFSSDLRLWTDNSPAVQRFRYTSATQRSYEEVGWDHKLPRRLKAPETTLEKMADPVSERPSSRRYSSRPQLWQSVGAEWNRQQLRSRNDARKPISFCSGCPRSGQIPLYTGTIGSENMQNIDNMDEDFHPLTLKRSTVPPYVPTAHRTTIPGYTGRAVYANCAADAAVSGPAHSSGTIKESGSPTFGRTAPLSRMVTTVIPGNPFLRPAPPVTYKHARRH